The Miscanthus floridulus cultivar M001 chromosome 7, ASM1932011v1, whole genome shotgun sequence genome includes a region encoding these proteins:
- the LOC136463697 gene encoding uncharacterized protein yields the protein MWGLVRQGLRWGRRRRTVRVVDESALGADGDVDGGAAAPPAAGGAVAAPTLGSALAKALLALARAIRFDGEDVGATEEAWAATGWRPRADEVSHLMVRESMRYAIYA from the coding sequence ATGTGGGGCCTGGTGCGGCAGGGCCTGCGatggggccggcggcggcggacggTGCGGGTGGTGGACGAGAGCGCGCTCGGTGCAGACGGCGACGTTGACGGTGGCGCCGCCGCTCCGCCGGCCGCTGGCGGCGCGGTGGCGGCGCCGACGCTGGGCAGCGCCCTGGCCAAGGCGCTGCTGGCGCTGGCGCGCGCCATCCGCTTCGACGGCGAGGACGTCGGCGCGACCGAGGAGGCGTGGGCCGCCACCGGGTGGCGCCCGCGCGCCGACGAGGTCAGCCACCTCATGGTACGCGAGAGCATGCGCTACGCCATCTACGCCTAG